A stretch of Amycolatopsis balhimycina FH 1894 DNA encodes these proteins:
- a CDS encoding MBL fold metallo-hydrolase: MTDRSPSAATVTRLADQVHGYVQPDGSWYINNCGFVDAGDHTVLIDTCSTERRTRALLETVEAATGSPVTTLVNTHHHGDHTNGNYLVTGAAVIGHRKTRELMAAEGIQKFEGIFVGSDWGELRSRPPEIVFDDRLTLYAGDVEIQLIHPGHAAHTTNDVLAWLPGPRVLYAGDLVFNGGSPFALMGSVAGWRKALDVVRELEPEVILPGHGPACGLDVVDTVDAYLAFVQKTAERGKAAGLSPLELAKETDLGDFASLSEQERLPGNLHRAYAELDGAEWGADIDLVAAITDMLAFNKGPIRCFS; this comes from the coding sequence GTGACCGATCGTTCGCCCTCCGCCGCCACCGTCACCCGGCTGGCCGACCAGGTCCACGGCTACGTCCAGCCCGACGGCTCCTGGTACATCAACAACTGCGGGTTCGTCGACGCCGGCGACCACACCGTGCTGATCGACACGTGCTCGACCGAACGCCGCACGCGCGCGCTGCTGGAGACGGTCGAAGCCGCGACCGGCAGCCCGGTGACGACGCTGGTCAACACCCACCACCACGGCGACCACACCAACGGCAACTACCTCGTCACGGGCGCGGCGGTGATCGGCCACCGCAAGACGCGCGAGCTGATGGCCGCCGAGGGCATCCAGAAGTTCGAGGGGATCTTCGTCGGCAGCGACTGGGGCGAGCTGCGGTCACGGCCGCCCGAGATCGTGTTCGACGACCGGCTCACGCTGTACGCCGGCGACGTCGAGATCCAGCTGATCCATCCCGGCCACGCGGCCCACACGACCAACGACGTCCTGGCCTGGCTGCCAGGCCCGCGTGTGCTCTACGCCGGTGACCTGGTGTTCAACGGCGGGAGCCCGTTCGCGCTGATGGGCTCGGTGGCGGGCTGGCGCAAGGCGCTCGACGTCGTCCGGGAACTCGAGCCGGAGGTGATCCTGCCCGGGCACGGCCCGGCGTGCGGGCTGGACGTCGTCGACACGGTCGATGCGTACCTGGCCTTCGTCCAGAAGACGGCCGAGCGCGGGAAGGCCGCCGGGCTGTCGCCGCTGGAGCTGGCGAAGGAGACCGACCTGGGTGACTTCGCGTCGCTGAGCGAGCAGGAGCGGCTGCCGGGGAACCTGCACCGGGCGTACGCCGAGCTGGACGGCGCCGAGTGGGGCGCGGACATCGACCTGGTGGCGGCGATCACGGACATGCTCGCCTTCAACAAGGGCCCGATCCGCTGCTTCTCCTGA
- a CDS encoding helix-turn-helix domain-containing protein, with translation MASTVTSRRKQLGNELRHARTAARMTQQQVAEVLGCTQGKVNKIESGAVGVKLGDVRSMLNAFGINGEEADTLMNLARAAAGQRGHWSGYRSVVPHWFRTFTDLEPAAAEILTWHGERIPGPLQSEHYMLKQFTEAGATDVTSLVRNRLDRKAVFEQQQPPYYRFIISEGSLRRAPGGYAPAVMLDQVEHLLSLEKHPRVYVHVLPFGARLAAVPNDFTIMRFPDRTRDFVYIEHSAGGLYLDDVKDFNIFVDSWDRLRGAALERQETRQFLKELAEGYRAQMQQIQ, from the coding sequence ATGGCCAGCACCGTCACCTCGCGCCGGAAGCAGCTCGGGAACGAGCTCCGGCATGCCCGCACCGCGGCGCGGATGACACAGCAGCAGGTTGCCGAGGTCCTCGGCTGCACCCAGGGCAAGGTCAACAAGATCGAGTCCGGTGCCGTCGGGGTGAAGCTCGGGGATGTGCGATCGATGCTGAACGCGTTCGGGATCAACGGCGAAGAGGCCGACACGCTGATGAACCTGGCGCGCGCCGCCGCCGGGCAGCGCGGCCACTGGTCGGGCTACCGCTCGGTGGTGCCGCACTGGTTCCGCACCTTCACGGACCTGGAGCCCGCGGCCGCGGAGATCCTCACCTGGCACGGTGAGCGCATCCCCGGCCCGCTGCAGTCCGAGCACTACATGCTGAAGCAGTTCACCGAGGCCGGCGCGACGGACGTGACGTCGCTGGTGCGCAACCGCCTCGACCGCAAGGCGGTGTTCGAGCAGCAGCAGCCGCCGTACTACCGGTTCATCATCAGCGAAGGCTCGCTGCGCCGGGCTCCCGGCGGCTACGCGCCCGCGGTGATGCTCGACCAGGTCGAGCACCTGCTCTCGCTCGAGAAGCACCCGCGGGTGTACGTGCACGTACTGCCGTTCGGGGCACGGCTGGCCGCGGTCCCCAACGACTTCACGATCATGCGGTTCCCGGACCGCACGCGGGACTTCGTCTACATCGAGCACTCCGCCGGCGGGCTCTACCTCGACGACGTCAAGGACTTCAACATCTTCGTCGACTCGTGGGACCGGCTGCGCGGCGCCGCGCTGGAGCGCCAGGAGACCCGGCAGTTCCTCAAGGAGCTTGCGGAGGGTTACCGCGCCCAGATGCAGCAGATCCAATAG